A single genomic interval of Agarivorans aestuarii harbors:
- the arnF gene encoding 4-amino-4-deoxy-L-arabinose-phosphoundecaprenol flippase subunit ArnF has product MLALFSVAFISLAQLTMKWGMSQLSLHYLSLNELWNLQLYSALIMDYWPYYLSVLAGLSFYALSMLCWVMALKQLPLSVAYPMLSLSYVIVYVAAISLPWIGEAFSWPKALGIMLILAGIYLVFPSKKAKQS; this is encoded by the coding sequence ATGCTTGCCTTATTTAGCGTGGCCTTTATTTCGCTCGCCCAGCTCACTATGAAATGGGGAATGAGCCAACTAAGCCTTCATTACCTTAGCCTTAATGAACTGTGGAACTTGCAGCTGTATAGCGCATTAATAATGGACTATTGGCCCTATTACCTTAGCGTGCTAGCGGGTCTAAGCTTCTATGCTTTATCCATGCTGTGCTGGGTAATGGCATTAAAACAGCTACCGCTTTCAGTTGCTTACCCCATGCTTAGCCTAAGCTATGTTATTGTGTACGTGGCAGCAATAAGCTTACCGTGGATTGGTGAAGCCTTTAGTTGGCCAAAAGCCTTGGGCATCATGCTGATATTAGCGGGGATTTATTTGGTATTTCCGAGCAAAAAGGCCAAGCAAAGTTAA
- a CDS encoding EamA family transporter: MLDLMLIVASISCSSLSQYWQKRAALLFAAQPELSTLEKLLSKPLILGIIFLGLGAIFWLGVLSLWDVSVAYPLLSCNFVIMLLISKFAFNESVTPRQWCGVGLIVLGVAVLGGIDQLL; encoded by the coding sequence ATGCTAGATCTAATGCTGATTGTTGCTTCGATAAGCTGCAGCTCGCTAAGCCAATACTGGCAAAAGCGCGCTGCTTTGCTATTTGCTGCTCAGCCAGAATTAAGCACCCTAGAGAAGTTACTGTCTAAGCCTTTAATCCTGGGGATTATTTTCTTAGGTTTGGGCGCTATTTTTTGGCTTGGCGTATTGAGCCTATGGGATGTATCGGTGGCCTATCCACTGCTCAGCTGTAATTTTGTCATCATGCTGCTTATCTCCAAGTTTGCTTTTAACGAAAGCGTTACACCGCGCCAATGGTGTGGTGTTGGCCTGATCGTTTTGGGTGTGGCCGTTCTAGGGGGAATAGACCAATTACTGTAA
- the arnT gene encoding lipid IV(A) 4-amino-4-deoxy-L-arabinosyltransferase, which yields MRHLRINLATWVPIFFIILYLLPLGLRDLWSPDELRYAEISREMVASGDWVVPRFNDLRYFEKPVMGYWMNAVSQLIFGETNFAVRAASAFSALGAAFCIFLLLARFASRPVAWLSSGIYLSMFMVSGVGTYSVLDSMLNLWLTASFTAFYFAIRSEEMRQRAKYYGLAGLYCGCAVLTKGFLALALPVLVVVPYMLWDKQFKTILKWGWWVMLLAVLVCLPWGLAIHAAEPDYWHYFFWIEHIQRFAADNAQHSAPMWYYLPFLAAGVLPWLFWSPSAISHLKGQMHSPLLRYALLWAILPLLFFSMAKGKLATYILPIMAPLAILFAFGIQQAFAKSCKGLTWGSWLNAILFALLAVTTLVLHYTGKLPLDADEAYRPWLLFSIFAFWSAMAVVAIKATSLNGKVASYMLMPLGLFMLAWATFPNLSIYSKMPAKFMQQIAHLVEPNTVLVADYPDTMSAFNWYFKREDVYLVGQKGEVRYGLEYPDAQHRFIESKQLAQFIEQQRQHAPVMVYFRDKPNMDDSLPETTQRIDKGRYTILYYQASAN from the coding sequence ATGCGCCACTTACGAATTAACCTAGCGACTTGGGTGCCGATCTTTTTTATCATTTTGTACCTATTACCCTTAGGTTTACGTGACCTTTGGTCTCCCGATGAATTGCGTTACGCCGAGATATCTCGGGAGATGGTGGCAAGTGGTGACTGGGTGGTACCACGCTTTAACGACTTACGCTATTTCGAAAAGCCAGTGATGGGTTACTGGATGAACGCGGTTTCGCAACTTATTTTTGGCGAAACTAACTTTGCGGTGCGTGCCGCTTCAGCCTTTAGCGCTTTAGGGGCAGCTTTTTGCATATTTTTGCTGCTCGCGCGCTTTGCCTCTCGCCCAGTGGCTTGGTTAAGCTCTGGCATTTATTTGAGCATGTTTATGGTGTCTGGTGTGGGCACCTACAGCGTATTAGACAGCATGCTAAACCTTTGGCTAACCGCCAGCTTTACCGCCTTTTACTTTGCCATTCGCAGCGAAGAAATGCGGCAACGCGCCAAGTATTACGGTTTAGCCGGTTTATATTGTGGCTGTGCGGTGCTTACCAAAGGCTTTTTAGCACTAGCGCTACCAGTGCTGGTGGTGGTTCCCTACATGCTTTGGGACAAACAATTTAAAACCATTCTCAAATGGGGTTGGTGGGTAATGCTGCTAGCCGTGCTAGTTTGCCTACCTTGGGGTTTAGCTATTCATGCTGCCGAGCCAGACTACTGGCATTACTTCTTTTGGATTGAGCATATTCAGCGCTTTGCTGCTGATAACGCCCAACACTCGGCGCCAATGTGGTATTACCTGCCTTTCTTAGCGGCAGGTGTACTACCTTGGTTATTTTGGTCACCTAGCGCTATAAGCCACTTGAAAGGCCAAATGCATTCGCCGCTGCTGCGTTACGCCTTATTGTGGGCCATTTTGCCGCTGCTGTTTTTCTCCATGGCCAAGGGCAAACTAGCCACCTATATTTTGCCAATAATGGCACCTCTCGCCATCTTGTTTGCCTTTGGTATTCAACAAGCCTTTGCTAAATCCTGCAAAGGCTTAACATGGGGCAGCTGGTTAAATGCGATACTATTTGCCTTGTTAGCCGTAACTACCTTGGTACTTCATTACACTGGCAAACTGCCGCTAGACGCCGACGAAGCTTATCGTCCTTGGTTGTTATTCAGCATCTTTGCGTTTTGGTCGGCCATGGCCGTTGTCGCAATCAAGGCCACCAGCTTAAACGGCAAAGTCGCCAGCTATATGCTAATGCCACTGGGCTTGTTCATGCTAGCTTGGGCAACCTTCCCTAACTTAAGCATCTACTCAAAAATGCCGGCTAAGTTTATGCAGCAAATCGCTCATTTGGTCGAACCCAATACGGTATTGGTTGCGGACTATCCCGATACTATGTCGGCCTTTAACTGGTACTTTAAACGTGAAGACGTTTATCTTGTTGGTCAAAAGGGTGAGGTTCGCTACGGCCTAGAATATCCCGACGCACAACATCGCTTTATCGAAAGCAAACAGCTGGCGCAATTTATTGAGCAGCAACGCCAGCATGCACCAGTAATGGTTTATTTTCGCGATAAACCCAACATGGATGACAGCTTGCCAGAGACTACTCAGCGCATCGATAAAGGCCGTTATACCATTCTTTATTATCAGGCTAGTGCAAACTAA
- the arnD gene encoding 4-deoxy-4-formamido-L-arabinose-phosphoundecaprenol deformylase, translated as MSSKDPIKVGLRIDVDTFRGTRLGVPKLLDIFQRHNITSSFFFTVGPDNMGRHIWRLLRPAFLKKMLRSKAASLYGWDIILRGTFWPGPIIGKKLASVIKDTDRAGHEIGLHAWDHHKWQMKTDSMSQSELGEEIRKGYQLLADITGKDVQCSAVAGWRCTETTLDEKEAFPFRYNSDCRGESIFVPKPGMAPQIPVTLPTYDELIGQEGVDETNYNQAILDRIKADALNVYTIHAEVEGIVCAEMFEQLIISAKQQGIEFVPLCDLLDQDYVSWPQDSILNIEMDGREGWLSHQASLVRPHTS; from the coding sequence ATGAGTTCGAAAGATCCAATTAAAGTTGGCTTACGCATTGATGTAGATACCTTTCGTGGCACGCGCTTAGGCGTGCCCAAGCTATTAGACATTTTTCAACGCCACAACATTACCTCGTCGTTCTTTTTCACCGTTGGACCCGACAACATGGGGCGCCATATTTGGCGCCTTTTGCGTCCGGCCTTTTTGAAAAAGATGTTACGTTCCAAAGCCGCCAGTCTATACGGTTGGGATATTATTTTACGCGGTACTTTTTGGCCGGGTCCCATCATTGGTAAAAAGCTCGCTTCGGTGATCAAAGATACCGACCGAGCTGGCCACGAAATTGGTCTGCACGCTTGGGATCACCACAAATGGCAAATGAAAACCGACAGCATGAGCCAAAGCGAGCTGGGTGAAGAAATTCGCAAAGGTTATCAGTTGCTTGCGGATATTACCGGCAAAGATGTGCAATGTAGCGCAGTGGCGGGTTGGCGTTGTACCGAAACCACCTTAGACGAAAAAGAAGCCTTTCCCTTTCGTTACAACAGCGACTGCCGTGGTGAGTCAATTTTTGTTCCCAAGCCTGGGATGGCTCCACAAATTCCGGTCACCTTGCCCACCTATGACGAGCTAATTGGTCAAGAGGGTGTAGACGAAACTAACTATAACCAAGCGATTCTTGATCGCATTAAAGCCGATGCCTTAAATGTTTACACCATTCATGCAGAGGTTGAAGGCATTGTTTGCGCAGAGATGTTTGAGCAGCTAATTATTAGCGCCAAGCAACAAGGCATTGAGTTTGTACCCCTGTGTGACCTGCTGGATCAAGACTATGTCTCTTGGCCACAAGACAGCATATTAAACATAGAAATGGATGGGCGCGAAGGCTGGTTAAGCCATCAAGCCTCACTTGTTCGCCCTCACACCAGTTAA
- the arnA gene encoding bifunctional UDP-4-amino-4-deoxy-L-arabinose formyltransferase/UDP-glucuronic acid oxidase ArnA, with the protein MKAVVFAYHNIGCAGIKSLLDAGVEIAAVFTHLDDGNENVFFESVAKLAARNGIPVFAPEDVNHPLWVEKIKAMQPDVFFSFYYRSMISQAVLDIAPKGGFNLHGSLLPRYRGRAPVNWALVNGETETGVTLHAMTARADAGDIVAQEKLSIANDDTAATLHSRLTELSSQLLAKALPQLIAGSHNLTAQDESQATVFGRRTPADGEIKWSDNAQSIFNLCRAVTEPFPGAFTFLGERKVIFWSTSASEQEFDATPGTIVATSPLTIACTQGSLVVNAGQAENGLYLNGEQLASEMHLVAGMRFGPQASAIIAAKRRQKVLILGANGFIGNHLTKRLLDDGKYEIYAMDMSANQIEQHLEHPDFHFVEGDITIHSEWIEYHIKKCDIVLPLVAIATPIEYTRNPLRVFELDFEENLKIVRECVKYNKRIIFPSTSEVYGMCTDDEFNEDSSPLITGPINRQRWIYSTSKQLLDRVIWAYGKKDNLKFTLFRPFNWMGPRLDSLNSARVGSSRAITQLILNLVEGTPIKLIDGGEQKRCFTDISEAIEALFRIIENKDGLCDGQIINIGSPDNEASIKQMAETLVEKFDAHPLREKFPPFAGYHLVESKTFYGDGYQDVQHRRPSIRNAKRLLDWEPRIMMEDTIEETLDFFLKTAVDE; encoded by the coding sequence ATGAAAGCAGTGGTGTTTGCCTATCACAACATTGGTTGTGCCGGTATTAAAAGTCTTCTCGATGCAGGCGTAGAAATCGCCGCCGTATTTACCCATTTAGACGATGGCAATGAAAATGTATTTTTTGAATCCGTAGCCAAGCTTGCGGCGCGTAACGGTATTCCGGTATTTGCTCCAGAGGACGTTAATCACCCCCTTTGGGTAGAAAAAATCAAGGCAATGCAGCCTGATGTATTTTTCTCCTTCTACTACCGCTCTATGATCAGCCAAGCGGTGCTAGACATCGCGCCGAAAGGCGGCTTCAACCTGCATGGTTCTTTGTTACCACGCTACCGTGGTCGTGCTCCAGTTAACTGGGCATTGGTAAATGGCGAAACCGAAACCGGCGTTACTTTGCATGCCATGACAGCTAGAGCCGATGCGGGCGATATTGTGGCCCAAGAAAAGCTCAGCATTGCCAACGACGATACCGCAGCTACTTTGCATAGCCGTTTAACAGAGCTAAGCAGCCAGTTGCTTGCCAAAGCACTACCGCAACTGATTGCAGGTAGCCACAACTTAACTGCTCAAGACGAAAGCCAAGCCACGGTATTTGGCCGCCGCACACCAGCAGACGGTGAAATTAAATGGTCTGACAACGCGCAAAGCATTTTCAACCTGTGCCGCGCGGTTACCGAACCCTTCCCTGGTGCCTTTACCTTTTTGGGCGAACGCAAAGTTATTTTTTGGAGCACCAGTGCTAGCGAGCAGGAATTTGATGCCACGCCAGGCACCATTGTTGCGACCTCGCCATTAACCATTGCCTGTACTCAAGGCTCTTTAGTGGTTAACGCGGGTCAAGCCGAAAATGGTTTATACCTGAATGGCGAGCAGTTAGCCTCCGAAATGCACCTAGTAGCAGGCATGCGTTTTGGCCCTCAAGCCAGTGCGATTATTGCTGCAAAACGTCGTCAAAAAGTACTAATTTTGGGTGCTAACGGCTTTATTGGTAACCACTTAACCAAGCGTTTGTTAGACGATGGTAAGTACGAAATCTACGCCATGGACATGAGTGCTAACCAAATTGAACAGCATCTAGAGCATCCAGATTTCCATTTTGTTGAAGGTGATATCACCATTCACAGTGAATGGATCGAATACCACATTAAAAAATGTGACATCGTATTGCCCTTGGTAGCGATTGCCACCCCTATCGAATACACCCGTAACCCGCTACGCGTATTTGAATTAGACTTCGAAGAGAACTTAAAAATTGTTCGCGAATGTGTGAAATACAACAAGCGCATTATCTTCCCGTCTACCTCTGAAGTGTACGGCATGTGCACTGATGATGAGTTTAACGAAGACAGCTCGCCACTAATCACTGGCCCAATTAACCGCCAGCGCTGGATTTACTCCACCTCAAAACAGCTTCTAGACCGAGTGATTTGGGCCTACGGTAAAAAAGATAACCTTAAGTTCACCTTGTTCCGTCCATTCAACTGGATGGGCCCGCGTTTAGATAGCTTAAACTCAGCACGTGTAGGTTCTAGTCGTGCCATTACCCAGCTAATCTTAAACTTGGTAGAAGGTACTCCAATTAAGCTAATTGATGGCGGCGAGCAAAAACGTTGTTTCACTGATATCTCCGAAGCGATTGAAGCCTTGTTCCGCATTATTGAGAACAAAGACGGCTTGTGTGATGGGCAGATCATCAACATTGGTTCGCCAGACAACGAAGCCAGTATTAAACAAATGGCTGAGACCTTGGTTGAAAAGTTTGATGCTCACCCACTGCGCGAAAAATTCCCACCGTTTGCCGGCTACCACTTGGTAGAAAGCAAAACCTTCTATGGCGATGGTTACCAAGACGTACAGCATCGTCGTCCAAGTATTCGCAATGCCAAGCGTTTACTTGATTGGGAACCAAGGATTATGATGGAAGACACTATCGAGGAAACCCTCGACTTCTTCTTAAAAACAGCTGTTGATGAGTAA
- the arnC gene encoding undecaprenyl-phosphate 4-deoxy-4-formamido-L-arabinose transferase, producing MRHKQEINFVSIVIPVYNEADSLQELIQRTCAAADTMGKDYELLLIDDGSKDNSADQIEAASAEEGSHVVGIILNRNYGQHNAIMAGFEHVRGDLIVTLDADLQNPPEEIPNLVAKAEEGYDSVGTVRKNRQDSRLRRYPSMLINKIVKRSTGVEMNDYGCMLRAYRRHVVDAMLQCHERSTFIPILANGFARHTVEIDVEHSERQQGESKYNIMGLINLMFDLLTSMTTAPLRMLSIMGGAIAALGGLFGLVLLFMRLIYGAEWGVDGVFPLFALLFIFIGAQFVGLGLLGEYIGRIYSDVRARPRYYVQDVLVGEATKQARDNDAKAVSNNN from the coding sequence ATGAGGCATAAGCAAGAGATTAATTTTGTATCCATAGTGATACCGGTTTATAACGAAGCCGACAGCTTACAAGAGCTGATTCAGCGCACCTGTGCAGCCGCTGATACAATGGGTAAAGACTATGAGTTACTGCTGATCGATGATGGCAGTAAAGACAATAGTGCAGACCAAATTGAAGCGGCCTCTGCCGAAGAAGGCAGCCATGTAGTAGGCATTATTCTTAACCGCAACTATGGCCAACACAACGCTATTATGGCGGGTTTTGAGCATGTACGTGGTGACTTAATTGTGACCCTAGATGCCGATTTACAAAATCCACCGGAAGAAATTCCAAACTTGGTAGCAAAAGCTGAAGAAGGTTACGACTCTGTAGGCACAGTGCGTAAGAACCGCCAAGACAGCCGCTTACGCCGCTACCCTTCAATGCTTATCAACAAGATTGTAAAACGCTCTACTGGCGTAGAAATGAATGACTATGGCTGCATGTTACGCGCCTATCGTCGCCACGTGGTTGATGCCATGCTGCAGTGTCACGAACGCAGTACTTTTATTCCCATTTTGGCCAACGGTTTTGCTCGTCATACCGTTGAAATTGATGTTGAACATAGCGAGCGCCAGCAAGGCGAATCGAAATACAATATCATGGGTTTAATTAACTTAATGTTTGATTTGCTCACCAGCATGACCACCGCACCATTAAGAATGCTAAGCATTATGGGCGGCGCTATTGCAGCCTTAGGTGGCTTGTTTGGTTTGGTACTACTATTTATGCGCTTAATCTACGGCGCAGAATGGGGCGTAGACGGGGTATTCCCGCTATTTGCTCTATTATTTATTTTTATAGGCGCGCAATTTGTTGGCCTAGGTTTACTGGGCGAATACATCGGCCGAATATACTCCGATGTAAGGGCACGACCGCGCTACTACGTACAAGATGTGCTGGTAGGCGAAGCCACTAAACAAGCCCGTGACAACGATGCAAAAGCCGTTAGCAACAACAACTAA